One stretch of Bradyrhizobium canariense DNA includes these proteins:
- a CDS encoding TetR/AcrR family transcriptional regulator produces the protein MTRPKAKTVRRVPRGEKRRTELAEVAERLFLKHGFAETTMQMIASEAEASKETLYRHFSSKEALFAELISARAATVAGPQSALGRDEPPATALFELGMSLMHLMAKGEGASLFNIIIADAQRAPDLARIFYDQGPGATLKRLTAYLDSATRRGQLRCDDPRRAAKLFLGAVISHHHLHCLIGQPPVTISPVEMRKHVQAAVEMFLSHFAK, from the coding sequence ATGACGCGGCCGAAGGCTAAAACCGTTCGCAGGGTTCCCCGTGGAGAAAAACGGCGGACGGAACTCGCCGAGGTGGCCGAGCGCCTGTTTCTGAAGCATGGATTTGCCGAAACAACGATGCAGATGATCGCTTCGGAGGCAGAAGCCTCGAAGGAAACGCTCTACCGGCACTTTTCAAGCAAGGAGGCGCTGTTCGCAGAACTGATCAGCGCAAGAGCCGCGACGGTGGCTGGCCCTCAAAGCGCGCTCGGACGTGACGAGCCTCCGGCGACCGCACTGTTCGAACTTGGAATGAGCCTGATGCATCTGATGGCGAAAGGCGAAGGGGCTTCTTTATTCAACATCATTATCGCCGATGCGCAGCGGGCTCCGGATTTGGCCCGCATCTTCTACGATCAAGGGCCGGGGGCGACCCTCAAGCGCCTCACCGCCTATCTGGATTCAGCAACGCGGCGCGGACAGCTCCGGTGCGATGATCCGCGGCGCGCTGCGAAACTTTTTCTCGGCGCCGTCATCTCGCACCATCATTTGCACTGCCTGATCGGCCAGCCGCCAGTCACCATAAGTCCCGTCGAGATGCGCAAGCATGTCCAGGCGGCGGTTGAAATGTTTCTGTCGCATTTTGCAAAATGA
- a CDS encoding outer membrane protein, producing MKKILLATVALVALGATVPALAADLAPRTYTKAPAYAPSPIYNWTGFYIGGHIGGAFAGNNSLTGSDGRFLGGIQGGADYQFATNWVLGVEAQYSWMTSNNNGVLFPGTGVGTLVSSNSNELGSVTGRLGYSFGPALLYAKGGYAFKDGDHISASIGGVPVAFTTDGNHHDGYTVGAGLEYMFAPNWSAKIEYQYYNFGSGTFLTGPAGLVGTRFTDDEHTVKAGLNYRFNWGSWGGPVVAKY from the coding sequence ATGAAGAAGATCCTGCTCGCTACTGTGGCCCTCGTCGCTCTCGGCGCGACCGTGCCAGCACTCGCCGCCGATCTGGCGCCGCGCACCTACACCAAGGCTCCGGCCTACGCCCCGTCACCGATCTATAACTGGACCGGCTTCTACATCGGCGGTCACATCGGCGGCGCGTTCGCCGGCAATAACAGCCTGACCGGCAGCGATGGCCGCTTCCTGGGTGGTATCCAGGGCGGTGCCGACTATCAGTTCGCCACCAACTGGGTGCTCGGCGTCGAAGCCCAGTACAGCTGGATGACCAGCAACAACAACGGCGTGCTCTTCCCGGGCACCGGCGTTGGCACCCTCGTGAGCTCCAACAGCAACGAGCTCGGATCGGTCACTGGCCGGCTCGGCTATTCGTTCGGACCGGCGCTGCTGTACGCCAAGGGCGGTTATGCCTTCAAGGACGGCGACCATATCAGCGCGAGCATTGGCGGCGTGCCGGTGGCCTTCACCACCGACGGCAACCATCATGACGGTTACACCGTCGGTGCTGGCCTCGAATACATGTTCGCACCGAACTGGTCCGCCAAGATCGAATACCAGTATTACAACTTCGGCAGCGGCACCTTCCTGACCGGCCCCGCCGGCCTGGTCGGAACCCGCTTCACCGACGACGAGCATACTGTGAAGGCTGGCCTGAACTATCGCTTCAACTGGGGTAGCTGGGGTGGTCCGGTCGTCGCGAAGTACTGA
- a CDS encoding methyl-accepting chemotaxis protein, whose translation MALRSTLRKSLNFGFLRPHWGIRGNLFAAFAVIAGMAIVISAGAGMALRQLGGAMLDLSGRDIPRLAASLQLAAESASLASQGPALLASRSAEALDARTRKMKETQQIALAKLGEITELGADKTVVAALGETVKNIDDTIQSLGSAARERLEVAALHDKQYAALRSAQTSFVAAASPAMMDAQSQINAILGSANLSQDDATEAARTVDQLGNVVASGNLAASEMIAALSATSSDTLDTIEKEFKDTRERVKSNLDMLPKNSGNAALGNAAQQLLALGEGKTGVFKIRQKELDANDYGDVILEETGKLNVGLGISVQQLVDGVRKETDASTWQARQEISFATVIMLALGVLTLVGSVLFVWLYVGRNILRRIHGLQRSMQLLSDGDLESEIHQSRQRDEIASMANSLQIFRESMIEARSLSADQDKDRAAKAERASRMEARIVEFEATVRAALDGLQNSASSMQTTAESMSTTADQSSALVSAVASAAEETSVNVQTVSSGTEELSSSIAEIGRQVVSSAEIARKAVDEAGATDATMQGLADNAARISVVVDLIQTIASQTNLLALNATIEAARAGEAGRGFAVVASEVKNLASQTAKATDEIRSQIASMQAVTESAVGAIRSIGNTIGEINDVTTAIASAVEEQGAATREIARNIQHAAGGTSEVSSNIVGVSTASAEAGSAANEVLTASGALRREAEVLRTEIDAFLSNIRAA comes from the coding sequence ATGGCTTTACGATCCACCCTTCGCAAATCCCTGAACTTCGGCTTTTTGCGCCCGCATTGGGGCATCAGGGGCAACCTGTTTGCGGCCTTTGCCGTGATCGCTGGCATGGCCATTGTCATCAGCGCCGGCGCCGGCATGGCGCTGAGACAGCTCGGCGGGGCCATGCTCGATCTGAGCGGACGGGATATTCCGCGCCTTGCAGCCAGCCTTCAGCTCGCGGCCGAGAGCGCAAGCCTTGCCAGCCAGGGCCCGGCGCTATTGGCCTCGCGCAGCGCCGAAGCGCTCGACGCGCGCACCAGGAAAATGAAGGAAACCCAGCAGATCGCGCTGGCAAAGCTCGGCGAGATCACCGAGCTCGGCGCAGACAAGACGGTCGTCGCAGCGCTGGGCGAAACCGTGAAAAACATCGACGACACGATCCAAAGCCTCGGCTCGGCAGCCCGCGAACGGCTGGAGGTCGCCGCCTTGCATGACAAGCAATACGCAGCCTTGCGCAGCGCGCAGACGAGCTTTGTTGCCGCCGCAAGTCCGGCGATGATGGACGCCCAAAGCCAGATCAACGCCATCCTCGGCTCGGCGAATCTTTCCCAGGATGACGCCACGGAAGCGGCGCGGACCGTGGACCAGCTCGGCAATGTCGTCGCCAGCGGCAATCTTGCGGCGTCGGAGATGATTGCCGCTCTTTCCGCCACTAGCAGCGACACGCTCGATACAATCGAGAAGGAATTCAAGGACACCAGAGAGCGCGTCAAATCGAACCTCGATATGCTGCCGAAAAATTCCGGCAATGCGGCGCTTGGAAACGCCGCGCAGCAATTGCTGGCATTGGGCGAGGGCAAAACCGGCGTCTTCAAGATTCGCCAGAAGGAACTCGACGCCAACGATTACGGCGACGTGATCCTCGAAGAAACCGGCAAGCTCAATGTCGGTCTCGGCATCAGCGTGCAGCAACTCGTCGACGGCGTGCGGAAGGAAACCGACGCATCGACCTGGCAGGCGCGTCAGGAAATTTCTTTCGCCACCGTGATCATGCTTGCGCTCGGTGTCCTCACCCTCGTCGGATCGGTGCTGTTCGTCTGGCTCTATGTCGGCCGCAACATCCTGCGCCGGATCCACGGCCTGCAACGCTCGATGCAGCTTCTGTCCGACGGCGATCTCGAATCGGAAATCCATCAAAGCCGTCAGCGCGACGAGATCGCATCGATGGCGAACTCGCTGCAGATCTTTCGCGAGAGCATGATCGAGGCCCGGTCGCTGAGCGCCGACCAGGACAAGGATCGCGCGGCCAAGGCCGAGCGCGCTTCCCGCATGGAGGCCCGGATCGTCGAATTCGAAGCCACCGTTCGCGCCGCGCTGGACGGCCTGCAGAACTCCGCCAGCTCGATGCAGACCACGGCGGAATCGATGTCGACGACCGCCGATCAATCCAGTGCGCTGGTGAGCGCCGTGGCGTCGGCCGCCGAGGAAACCTCCGTCAACGTGCAGACGGTGTCCTCAGGCACCGAAGAGCTGTCGTCATCGATCGCCGAAATCGGCCGCCAGGTCGTCAGCTCGGCGGAAATTGCCCGCAAGGCCGTCGATGAAGCGGGCGCAACCGATGCCACCATGCAGGGCCTTGCCGATAACGCCGCCCGCATCAGCGTCGTGGTCGATCTGATTCAAACCATCGCCTCGCAGACCAACCTGCTTGCCCTCAACGCCACCATCGAAGCCGCCCGCGCCGGTGAAGCCGGCCGGGGCTTTGCCGTGGTCGCGTCCGAAGTGAAGAATCTCGCCAGCCAGACCGCGAAAGCCACCGACGAAATCCGTTCGCAAATCGCCAGCATGCAGGCGGTGACAGAATCGGCCGTCGGCGCCATCAGGAGCATCGGCAACACCATCGGCGAGATCAACGACGTGACCACCGCGATCGCTTCTGCCGTTGAAGAACAGGGCGCGGCGACACGCGAGATCGCCCGCAACATTCAACATGCCGCTGGCGGCACCAGCGAGGTCTCGAGCAATATCGTCGGCGTCAGCACCGCCTCCGCCGAAGCCGGATCGGCCGCTAATGAGGTGCTGACCGCATCCGGCGCGCTCCGCCGCGAGGCCGAGGTGCTGCGCACGGAAATCGACGCGTTCCTCTCCAATATACGGGCGGCCTAG
- a CDS encoding MBL fold metallo-hydrolase, giving the protein MHSKTDTVQSSVEALRYPWENHPGPDEVVEVMPGVLWVRLKLPFRLNHVNIYLLADGDGWTMVDSGFGNEESIAAWTTLFEGPLKHVKISRLIVTHSHPDHVGLAGWIVERFNCALYMSQVEYLQSVYHQNRGTEERKMAQRLFFRRHGMDEDLTDKLLGRGQDYLKRVSILPPSYHRISHGDEISIGARRFKVITGGGHALDQVMLYCAADKLFLSADQVLSKISPNVSVWAVEPDQNSLGEYLASLASLTTTLPYDVIVLPGHGVPFFGLKTRIKQLADHHEERCGLIADACRETPKTSKELVPVVFHKHVLDVHQMGFAAGELIAHVNYMLVEGRLKAEEVDGVLHFRTT; this is encoded by the coding sequence ATGCATTCAAAAACCGACACGGTCCAGTCCTCGGTCGAGGCACTGCGCTACCCCTGGGAAAATCATCCCGGCCCCGATGAGGTGGTCGAGGTGATGCCGGGTGTGCTGTGGGTCCGGCTCAAGCTGCCGTTCCGCCTCAACCACGTGAACATCTATCTGCTGGCCGACGGCGACGGCTGGACGATGGTGGATTCCGGATTCGGCAACGAGGAGTCGATCGCGGCCTGGACTACGCTGTTCGAGGGTCCGCTTAAACATGTGAAAATCAGCCGTCTGATCGTGACCCATTCGCATCCCGATCACGTCGGCCTGGCGGGCTGGATCGTCGAACGATTCAACTGCGCACTTTATATGTCGCAAGTGGAATATCTGCAGTCGGTTTATCATCAGAACCGCGGCACCGAAGAACGCAAGATGGCGCAGCGCCTGTTCTTCCGCCGCCACGGCATGGACGAGGACCTGACCGACAAGCTGCTCGGCCGCGGCCAGGACTATCTGAAGCGGGTTTCAATCCTGCCGCCGTCCTATCACCGCATCTCGCATGGCGACGAAATCTCCATCGGTGCGCGGCGCTTCAAGGTCATCACCGGTGGCGGTCATGCGCTCGATCAGGTGATGCTGTATTGCGCCGCCGACAAATTGTTCCTGTCGGCCGATCAGGTGCTGAGCAAGATCTCGCCCAATGTCAGCGTCTGGGCGGTCGAACCCGATCAGAATTCGCTCGGCGAATACCTTGCGTCACTGGCGAGCCTCACCACCACGCTGCCTTATGACGTCATCGTGCTGCCGGGCCATGGCGTACCGTTTTTCGGATTGAAGACACGCATCAAGCAATTGGCCGATCATCACGAAGAGCGTTGCGGGCTGATCGCCGACGCCTGCCGGGAAACCCCAAAAACGTCCAAGGAACTGGTGCCCGTCGTGTTCCACAAGCACGTGCTCGACGTGCATCAGATGGGCTTCGCCGCCGGCGAGCTGATCGCCCATGTCAATTACATGCTGGTCGAAGGGCGCCTGAAGGCCGAGGAAGTCGACGGCGTGCTCCACTTCCGGACCACCTGA
- the hemA gene encoding 5-aminolevulinate synthase, with translation MDYSKFFQTALSRLHDERRYRVFADLERIAGRFPHAVWHCPTGPRNVVIWCSNDYLGMGQHPKVVGAMVETATRVGTGAGGTRNIAGTHHPLVQLEQELADLHGKEASLLFTSGYVSNQTGIATIAKLIPNCLILSDALNHNSMIEGIRQGGCERQVFRHSDVAHLEELLRAAGPDRPKLIACESLYSMDGDIAPLAKICDLAERYGAMTYVDEVHAVGMYGPRGGGIAERDGVMHRIDILEGTLAKAFGCLGGYIAGNADVIDAVRSYAPGFIFTTALPPAICSAATAAIRHLKTSTWERERHQDRAARVKAILSAAGLPVMSSDTHIVPLFVGDPENCKRASDILLEEHGIYIQPINYPTVAKGAERLRITPSPYHDDGLIDQLAEALLQVWERLGLPLNEKSLAAE, from the coding sequence ATGGATTACAGCAAATTCTTCCAAACCGCCCTCAGCCGCCTGCATGATGAGCGGCGTTACCGGGTTTTTGCCGATCTCGAGCGCATCGCGGGCCGGTTCCCGCATGCGGTGTGGCACTGCCCGACGGGGCCGCGCAATGTCGTGATCTGGTGCTCCAACGACTATCTCGGAATGGGCCAGCATCCCAAAGTGGTCGGCGCGATGGTCGAGACCGCCACGCGCGTCGGCACCGGCGCCGGTGGCACCCGCAACATCGCCGGCACCCATCATCCGCTGGTGCAGCTCGAACAGGAACTGGCCGACCTGCACGGCAAGGAAGCCTCGCTATTGTTCACGTCGGGCTATGTCTCGAACCAGACCGGCATCGCGACCATCGCGAAACTGATTCCGAACTGCCTGATTTTGTCGGACGCGCTCAACCACAATTCGATGATCGAAGGCATTCGTCAGGGCGGTTGCGAGCGGCAGGTGTTCCGCCACAGCGACGTGGCGCACCTTGAAGAACTGCTGCGCGCGGCAGGGCCCGACCGGCCGAAACTGATTGCCTGCGAAAGCCTCTATTCGATGGACGGCGACATCGCGCCGCTGGCGAAAATCTGCGACTTGGCCGAACGCTATGGCGCGATGACCTATGTCGACGAAGTACATGCGGTCGGCATGTACGGCCCACGCGGCGGCGGTATCGCCGAGCGCGACGGCGTCATGCACCGCATCGATATTCTGGAAGGCACGCTGGCCAAGGCCTTTGGTTGCCTCGGCGGCTACATCGCCGGCAACGCCGATGTCATCGATGCCGTTCGCTCCTATGCGCCCGGCTTTATCTTCACCACCGCGCTGCCGCCGGCGATCTGCTCGGCTGCGACCGCGGCGATCCGGCATCTCAAGACCTCGACTTGGGAGCGCGAGCGCCATCAGGACCGGGCCGCCCGCGTCAAGGCGATCCTTTCCGCGGCCGGACTTCCCGTGATGTCGAGCGACACCCACATCGTGCCGCTGTTCGTCGGAGATCCCGAAAATTGCAAGCGAGCCAGCGACATCCTGCTGGAGGAGCACGGCATCTATATCCAGCCGATCAACTATCCGACCGTTGCCAAGGGCGCCGAACGGCTGCGGATCACGCCTTCGCCGTATCATGACGACGGGCTGATCGATCAGCTGGCCGAAGCGCTGTTGCAGGTCTGGGAGCGCCTCGGCCTGCCGCTCAACGAGAAATCGCTCGCGGCTGAATAG
- a CDS encoding GlpM family protein: MLARILAAKPAFPLRIESEGEFLRNTPPVHFARILVAKPVPNFAEHALMEIIWKGIVGGLMTAAIVWLSKRGNTLPGILPLFPTFALIALLVVGAKNDNAGFREACVAGAKTIPAYLAFLGVCYFTIGRLDYRVALLGGLATWLIVALAIFLALRSA, from the coding sequence TTGTTAGCGCGTATTCTGGCCGCAAAACCGGCCTTCCCCCTTCGGATCGAGTCCGAGGGCGAGTTTTTGCGGAATACCCCGCCTGTTCATTTCGCGCGTATTCTCGTCGCAAAGCCGGTGCCCAATTTTGCGGAACACGCGCTGATGGAAATAATCTGGAAAGGCATCGTCGGCGGCTTGATGACGGCGGCGATCGTCTGGCTCTCGAAGCGAGGCAATACATTGCCTGGCATCCTGCCCTTGTTTCCGACCTTTGCGCTGATTGCGCTGCTGGTTGTCGGGGCGAAAAATGACAATGCCGGATTCCGGGAAGCCTGCGTCGCCGGCGCCAAGACCATTCCAGCCTACCTGGCCTTTCTGGGCGTCTGCTATTTCACGATCGGCCGGCTCGACTACCGGGTTGCCCTGCTTGGCGGGCTCGCCACCTGGCTGATCGTTGCGTTAGCCATTTTCCTCGCCCTCCGCTCGGCTTAA
- a CDS encoding PAS domain-containing hybrid sensor histidine kinase/response regulator, with amino-acid sequence MLHDWGVIAAAFGYIGFLFFVASRGDRLSVAQRGRAGALIYPLSLAIYCTSWTFFGSVGFATRTSVDFLAIYVGPILMIACCTPLLRRVIQLAKSQNITSIADFIGARYGKSQAVAATVALIAIIGSVPYIALQLKAVASSLETILSEDEAFSKIPIIGDIALMVTFAMATFAVLFGTRQTDATEHQHGLMLAVATESIVKLVAFLAAGAFVTFWMFNPVELIERAMKTPEAVRAIDYVPSIGNFLTMVLLSFCAILMLPRQFHVSVVENSGDAEVGRARWLFPLYLVAINLFVIPIALAGLVIFPFGAVDSDMYVLALPMEGNAPLLSVGVFIGGLSAATAMVMVECVALSIMVSNDIVLPWVLQRSGEARGTQKDFGDFLLRIRRFAIFAIMAMAYFYYRALGNAQLAAIGLLSFAAIAQLAPAFFGGLFWRRSTAAGAMGGMLVGIAVWIYTLFLPSFLEGNTAGLLLLQHGPFGIEALRPQALFGADLPPLLHGALWSLSLNILTYIVLSLARQPSSIELVQADLFIPKALAPITPTFRRWRSTVTVQDIQGTVAQYLGPDRAQDAFEAFAATTLEPTAPADFELLQHAEYLIASSIGAASSRLVMSLLLRKRTVSAKAALKLLDDAHAALHFNREILQTALNHVRQGIAVFDADLQLICSNRQFGEILALPPHLVQLGIPLREILEFMGAINPSGFGDDSAVVERRLAAYTSLGEPYLERLPDRHLVIEVRANRMPGGGLVITFTDVTPSFEAAEALERANATLEKRVRDRTEELTRLNSELALAKSAAEDASISKTRFLAAASHDILQPLNAARLYVTSLVERQSGGEDSRLVENIDDSLEAIEEILGALLDISRLDAGAMTTSITSFKIGDLMRSLEIEFAPIARAKGLKLTFVPSSLPVESDRLLLRRLLQNLISNAIKYTPRGRVLVGCRRHGQSLQICIYDTGVGIPILKRGEIFKEFHRLEQGARIARGLGLGLSIVERLARVLNHGIALDSNISGGSFFSVMVPTANAINHTAAVTSATPLSRTPMSGALIVCIENDAAILDGMRTLLTAWNAKVIAVADPDAAIDAIETAGGQVTGLLVDYHLDRGNGLAAIRDIRRRFGDGLPAILITADRSPHVRAAAREEQIAVLNKPVKPASLRALIGQWRAQQTVAAAE; translated from the coding sequence ATGCTGCACGACTGGGGCGTGATCGCGGCCGCATTCGGCTACATCGGGTTCCTGTTTTTCGTGGCCAGCCGCGGCGATCGCCTGTCGGTGGCGCAGCGCGGGCGCGCCGGCGCGCTGATCTATCCGCTGTCGCTGGCGATCTATTGCACCTCCTGGACGTTTTTCGGCTCGGTCGGATTCGCCACCCGCACCAGCGTTGACTTCCTCGCGATCTATGTCGGCCCGATCCTGATGATCGCCTGCTGCACGCCGCTGCTTCGCCGGGTAATTCAGCTCGCCAAATCGCAGAACATCACCTCGATCGCCGATTTTATCGGCGCCCGTTACGGCAAAAGCCAGGCGGTCGCCGCCACCGTCGCGTTGATCGCGATCATCGGATCGGTTCCCTATATCGCGCTCCAGCTCAAGGCCGTGGCGTCATCGCTGGAGACGATCCTCAGCGAAGACGAGGCCTTCTCCAAAATTCCGATCATCGGCGATATCGCGTTGATGGTGACGTTCGCGATGGCGACATTCGCAGTGCTGTTCGGCACCCGCCAGACCGACGCGACGGAGCATCAGCATGGCCTGATGCTTGCAGTCGCGACCGAATCCATCGTGAAACTGGTGGCCTTTCTCGCCGCCGGCGCGTTCGTCACCTTCTGGATGTTCAATCCGGTCGAATTGATCGAGCGCGCGATGAAGACGCCGGAAGCGGTGCGCGCCATCGACTACGTGCCGTCGATCGGCAACTTCCTCACCATGGTGCTGCTGTCGTTTTGCGCGATCCTGATGTTGCCGCGGCAGTTCCACGTCAGCGTGGTCGAGAACTCGGGCGACGCCGAGGTCGGGCGGGCGCGCTGGCTGTTTCCGCTGTATCTGGTTGCCATCAACCTGTTCGTGATCCCGATCGCGCTCGCCGGTCTGGTGATCTTCCCGTTCGGCGCCGTCGACAGCGACATGTATGTGCTGGCGCTGCCGATGGAGGGCAACGCGCCGCTGTTGAGCGTCGGTGTCTTTATCGGAGGCCTGTCAGCCGCAACCGCCATGGTGATGGTCGAATGCGTCGCGCTGTCGATCATGGTCTCGAACGATATTGTCCTGCCCTGGGTGCTTCAGCGCAGCGGCGAGGCGCGCGGCACGCAGAAGGACTTTGGCGACTTCCTGCTCAGGATCCGCCGCTTCGCGATCTTCGCCATCATGGCGATGGCCTATTTCTATTATCGCGCGCTCGGCAATGCCCAACTGGCGGCGATCGGTCTGCTGTCCTTTGCCGCCATCGCGCAACTCGCTCCGGCCTTCTTCGGCGGCCTGTTCTGGCGGCGCTCGACCGCGGCTGGCGCCATGGGAGGCATGCTGGTCGGTATCGCCGTGTGGATCTACACGCTGTTTCTTCCGAGCTTTCTGGAAGGCAATACCGCCGGCCTGCTGCTGCTCCAGCACGGTCCGTTCGGCATCGAGGCGCTTCGCCCGCAAGCGCTGTTCGGCGCCGATTTGCCGCCGCTTCTACACGGCGCGCTGTGGAGCCTGTCGCTCAACATCCTGACCTACATCGTGCTGTCGCTCGCGCGTCAACCATCCTCGATCGAGCTTGTGCAGGCAGACCTGTTCATACCAAAAGCGTTGGCGCCGATCACACCAACATTCCGGCGCTGGCGCTCCACGGTTACCGTGCAGGACATTCAGGGGACGGTGGCGCAGTATTTGGGCCCCGACCGGGCCCAAGATGCCTTCGAGGCCTTTGCGGCCACCACCCTCGAACCAACCGCGCCGGCCGACTTTGAACTGCTGCAGCACGCCGAGTATCTGATCGCTTCCTCGATCGGAGCCGCCTCCTCGCGCCTGGTGATGTCGCTTTTGTTGCGCAAGCGCACCGTTTCCGCCAAGGCAGCGCTCAAGCTGCTCGACGACGCTCACGCCGCGCTGCATTTCAATCGTGAGATCCTTCAGACCGCCTTGAATCACGTGCGGCAAGGAATCGCCGTGTTCGACGCCGACTTGCAGCTGATCTGCTCGAACCGGCAGTTCGGCGAAATTCTCGCCCTGCCGCCCCATCTCGTGCAACTCGGGATCCCCTTGCGCGAAATCCTCGAATTCATGGGGGCCATCAACCCTTCCGGGTTCGGCGACGACAGCGCCGTGGTCGAGAGGCGCCTCGCCGCCTACACGTCCCTGGGCGAGCCATATCTGGAGCGACTTCCGGATCGTCATCTGGTAATCGAGGTGCGCGCCAACCGGATGCCGGGCGGCGGCCTAGTCATCACCTTTACCGACGTCACCCCCTCGTTTGAGGCGGCCGAAGCGCTGGAACGCGCCAACGCCACGCTGGAAAAGCGCGTGCGCGATCGCACCGAAGAACTGACGCGCCTGAATTCCGAGCTCGCTTTGGCCAAAAGCGCCGCCGAGGACGCCAGCATCTCGAAAACGCGCTTTCTGGCGGCCGCAAGCCACGACATCTTGCAGCCGTTGAATGCGGCCCGGCTCTATGTGACGAGCCTCGTCGAGCGCCAAAGCGGCGGCGAGGATTCCCGGCTGGTCGAAAACATCGACGATTCGCTTGAGGCGATCGAGGAAATCCTCGGCGCGCTGCTGGATATCTCCCGGCTCGACGCCGGCGCCATGACGACGTCGATCACAAGCTTCAAGATCGGCGACCTGATGCGTTCGCTCGAAATTGAATTTGCCCCGATCGCCCGGGCCAAGGGGCTGAAGCTGACCTTTGTGCCGAGTTCGCTGCCGGTGGAATCCGATCGGCTGCTGCTGCGGCGGCTGTTGCAGAATCTGATCTCCAACGCCATCAAATACACGCCTCGCGGACGCGTATTAGTGGGCTGCCGGCGTCACGGTCAATCGCTGCAGATCTGCATTTACGATACCGGGGTCGGCATTCCCATTCTCAAGCGCGGCGAGATTTTCAAGGAGTTTCATCGGCTGGAGCAGGGCGCGCGGATTGCCCGCGGCCTGGGGCTCGGACTATCGATTGTCGAACGCCTCGCCCGCGTCCTCAACCACGGCATCGCGCTCGACTCCAATATCAGTGGCGGCTCGTTTTTCTCGGTGATGGTACCCACCGCCAACGCCATCAACCACACCGCGGCAGTCACCAGCGCCACGCCGCTGTCCAGAACCCCGATGAGCGGCGCCCTCATCGTTTGCATCGAAAATGATGCGGCGATCCTGGACGGCATGCGAACGCTGCTGACGGCCTGGAACGCCAAAGTCATTGCCGTGGCCGATCCCGATGCCGCGATCGATGCGATCGAGACCGCGGGCGGACAGGTCACCGGTCTTCTGGTGGATTATCACCTGGACCGCGGCAACGGCCTCGCTGCGATCCGTGACATTCGCCGCCGCTTCGGCGATGGCCTCCCGGCGATCCTGATCACGGCGGATCGCAGTCCGCATGTCAGGGCGGCTGCGCGGGAAGAACAGATCGCGGTGTTGAACAAGCCGGTCAAGCCGGCATCACTGCGAGCCCTGATCGGTCAGTGGCGCGCCCAACAGACGGTGGCGGCGGCGGAATAA
- a CDS encoding response regulator produces MTASTRLIIADDHPLFRDALRQAVASVVSTAKIDEAGSFEELTSLLEQDSDVDMVLLDLSMPGISGFSGLIYLRAQYPAIPVVIVSASDDGSTIRRSLDFGASGFIPKRFGVETLRDAIVKVMDGDVWVPPDTDLSAAADPDMTRLRDRLVTLTPQQVRVLMMLSEGLLNKQIAYELGVSEATIKAHVSAILQKLGVESRTQAVIAAAKIAGGQWRQDTPSPQ; encoded by the coding sequence ATGACTGCCAGCACCCGCCTCATTATTGCCGATGACCATCCCTTGTTCCGCGATGCGTTGCGGCAGGCGGTCGCAAGTGTCGTGAGCACGGCAAAGATCGACGAAGCGGGATCGTTTGAGGAACTGACCTCGCTGCTGGAGCAGGACTCCGACGTCGATATGGTTTTGCTGGATCTGTCGATGCCGGGAATCAGTGGCTTTTCGGGGCTGATTTACCTGCGCGCGCAATATCCGGCGATCCCCGTGGTGATCGTATCGGCCAGCGACGACGGCAGCACGATCCGCAGGTCACTGGATTTCGGCGCCTCGGGATTCATTCCCAAGCGGTTCGGCGTCGAGACATTGCGCGACGCCATCGTAAAGGTGATGGACGGCGATGTCTGGGTGCCGCCGGACACGGACCTGTCTGCCGCCGCGGACCCGGATATGACCCGGCTGCGCGACCGGCTGGTGACGCTCACCCCGCAGCAGGTGCGCGTGCTGATGATGCTGTCGGAAGGACTGCTCAACAAGCAGATCGCCTATGAGCTTGGCGTGTCGGAGGCGACAATCAAGGCGCATGTCTCCGCGATCCTGCAAAAGCTCGGTGTCGAAAGCCGCACCCAGGCCGTGATCGCCGCGGCCAAGATCGCCGGCGGCCAGTGGCGGCAGGATACGCCGTCACCGCAATAG